In Flavobacterium gelatinilyticum, a genomic segment contains:
- a CDS encoding DUF5565 family protein produces MKKISTLFAKNPNDLARVIDKINIENKWVMEGKAIATRKFDGTSAAIIGGEIFKRFDAKKGRTIPAGAIPCQEADPISGHHPHWLKCERSKSEDKHFFEAFDQLENKIDGTYELCGPKVQGNPEKFERHTLVKHGEEILDFVSLNFDDLENFLSENDIEGIVFHHISDGRMCKLRKSDFGIKRMKLESV; encoded by the coding sequence ATGAAAAAGATAAGCACATTATTTGCTAAAAACCCTAACGATTTAGCAAGAGTAATAGATAAAATTAACATCGAAAATAAATGGGTAATGGAAGGAAAAGCCATTGCAACCCGAAAATTTGACGGTACATCGGCTGCTATTATCGGCGGGGAAATATTCAAGCGATTCGATGCCAAAAAAGGACGAACAATCCCGGCAGGAGCAATTCCATGCCAGGAAGCAGATCCCATTTCAGGACATCACCCGCACTGGTTAAAATGCGAGAGATCAAAATCTGAGGACAAACATTTTTTCGAAGCTTTTGATCAGTTAGAAAATAAAATCGACGGAACGTACGAATTATGCGGTCCAAAAGTACAAGGAAACCCTGAAAAGTTTGAAAGACACACTTTGGTAAAACACGGTGAAGAAATATTGGATTTTGTAAGTCTTAATTTCGATGACTTAGAAAATTTCTTATCAGAAAATGATATCGAAGGAATCGTCTTTCACCATATTTCAGACGGAAGAATGTGCAAATTAAGAAAATCAGATTTTGGAATTAAACGAATGAAATTAGAATCTGTATAG
- a CDS encoding slipin family protein: MIKKIKIETYQIGLVFENRKLLKVIEEGQHWIFGNKNIMVYDLNGSFQPPFELDILLQNEVLASLLEVVEVADNEIVLQFVKGNFKEILVPGKYAFWKGIVKNEFIKADLSKIEITENIPVNLLENAKLRYFVRKFTVASHDKALLFVNGTFIKELQSGTYYFWNNAITIEVKTADTRQQQVEISGQELLTKDKAGLRINFFVRYQVVDILKALVENKDFEKQLYVTMQLALRAFIGSLTLDELLSRKDTVADAVLEEAKAKIKDLGLEISDAGIRDVILPGDMKEIMNQVLVAEKKAQANSIMRREETAATRSLLNTAKLMEENEMLWKLKEMEYVEKIADKIGEITISGSGNVIGQLKEIFVK; the protein is encoded by the coding sequence ATGATAAAGAAAATTAAAATCGAAACGTACCAGATAGGTTTGGTGTTCGAAAACAGAAAATTATTAAAAGTAATAGAAGAAGGACAACACTGGATTTTTGGAAACAAAAACATAATGGTGTATGATTTAAACGGATCTTTTCAGCCTCCTTTTGAACTCGATATACTATTGCAGAATGAAGTTTTGGCTTCACTTTTAGAAGTAGTCGAGGTTGCCGATAACGAAATTGTACTACAATTTGTGAAAGGAAACTTCAAAGAAATTTTAGTGCCTGGAAAATATGCTTTCTGGAAAGGAATTGTAAAAAATGAATTCATCAAAGCCGATTTGTCTAAAATCGAAATCACAGAAAACATTCCTGTAAACTTACTCGAAAATGCTAAACTGAGATATTTTGTCAGAAAGTTTACAGTAGCAAGCCACGATAAAGCTTTGTTGTTTGTAAACGGAACTTTCATAAAAGAATTACAATCAGGAACGTATTATTTCTGGAATAACGCGATTACAATCGAGGTTAAAACAGCCGATACAAGACAGCAGCAAGTAGAAATTTCAGGACAGGAATTGCTGACTAAAGATAAAGCAGGATTAAGAATCAACTTTTTTGTGAGATATCAGGTTGTGGATATTCTAAAAGCTTTGGTCGAAAACAAAGACTTTGAAAAACAATTGTATGTTACGATGCAATTGGCTTTAAGAGCTTTTATAGGCAGTTTGACTCTGGACGAATTATTAAGCAGAAAAGACACTGTTGCCGATGCCGTTTTAGAAGAAGCCAAAGCTAAAATCAAAGACTTAGGACTGGAAATTTCTGATGCCGGAATTAGAGATGTAATTCTGCCGGGAGATATGAAGGAAATCATGAACCAGGTTTTGGTTGCCGAGAAAAAAGCTCAGGCAAACAGTATTATGAGAAGAGAAGAAACTGCAGCAACAAGAAGTTTATTAAACACAGCAAAGCTGATGGAAGAAAACGAAATGCTGTGGAAACTAAAAGAGATGGAATACGTTGAAAAAATCGCGGATAAAATTGGTGAAATTACCATTTCAGGAAGCGGAAACGTTATTGGCCAGCTGAAGGAAATCTTCGTTAAGTAA
- a CDS encoding metallophosphoesterase family protein, translated as MNQKIFFTSDHHFGHTNIIRFSERPFASVEEMDAELIKRWNEKVSPRDIVYHLGDISLARPERTKEILDQLNGSIFLVKGNHDKSALSCAKRFEWIKDYYELSVADEDAPNGRQKIILFHYAMKVWRSSFRGTWHLYGHSHGQLFDDETSRSFDVGVDCHNYEPLSYDEVKTRILSKAWTAPFGDREL; from the coding sequence ATGAATCAAAAAATATTTTTCACGTCTGATCATCACTTTGGTCATACGAATATAATCAGGTTTAGCGAGCGCCCGTTTGCTTCGGTCGAAGAGATGGATGCAGAGCTCATTAAACGCTGGAACGAAAAGGTAAGTCCGCGCGATATTGTCTATCATTTAGGCGATATTTCGCTCGCAAGACCGGAACGAACAAAAGAAATTTTAGACCAGTTAAACGGTTCTATTTTTCTGGTAAAAGGCAATCACGACAAATCGGCACTGAGCTGTGCAAAACGATTTGAATGGATCAAAGATTACTACGAATTGAGTGTTGCCGATGAAGACGCACCAAACGGAAGACAAAAGATCATCCTGTTTCATTACGCTATGAAAGTCTGGAGAAGTTCTTTTAGAGGAACATGGCATTTATACGGCCACTCACACGGACAATTGTTCGACGATGAAACCTCACGTTCTTTTGACGTAGGTGTAGACTGCCACAATTATGAACCGCTTTCGTATGACGAGGTTAAAACCCGCATTTTGTCGAAAGCCTGGACAGCTCCTTTTGGAGACAGAGAATTGTAA
- a CDS encoding 3'-5' exonuclease: MTTTDKVIIIDLEATCWQSTVPQGQQNEIIEIGLAVLDTNTGEISKNKGILIKPQRSTVSLFCTELTTITQELLDKNGVSFEDAVNQLIDEYNPDLYTWASYGQYDLNMLKKQCKSFGVPYPMGDEHINVKEYFAEKYGLVKATGMNGALHMLNIPLEGTHHRGIDDAKNIAKILNWCLKN, encoded by the coding sequence ATGACAACTACAGATAAAGTTATTATCATCGATTTAGAAGCCACATGCTGGCAGAGCACCGTCCCGCAGGGACAGCAAAACGAAATTATCGAAATCGGACTGGCGGTTTTGGACACCAATACGGGAGAAATTTCTAAGAACAAAGGAATCCTGATTAAACCGCAGCGCTCTACGGTAAGTTTGTTTTGTACCGAATTAACAACAATCACGCAGGAATTGCTGGACAAAAACGGAGTTAGTTTTGAAGATGCTGTTAACCAGCTTATCGACGAGTACAATCCAGATTTGTATACCTGGGCAAGTTACGGTCAGTACGATTTGAATATGCTTAAAAAACAATGCAAATCGTTTGGTGTTCCGTACCCAATGGGCGACGAACATATCAATGTAAAAGAATACTTTGCGGAAAAATACGGTTTGGTAAAAGCAACCGGAATGAACGGCGCTTTGCATATGCTGAATATCCCGCTTGAAGGAACGCATCACAGAGGTATAGACGATGCCAAAAATATCGCCAAGATCTTGAACTGGTGTCTTAAAAATTAG